Genomic window (Melioribacteraceae bacterium):
AATATGCATGATTTTCTCTCAGCAGATTTAGGATTCCAACATTGTAATTTGCCTTCATGGCATACAATATTTTTAGTTTGGGCCAGTTAATGAATTTTTTGAGCTCGTTATATCTTTCAATAATAAGATCACCATCATAAACATAAAGCGGAGTGCCATATTTATTAGCATAATTCAGGAGTTGAGTATTATTCGAACCGGACAATTTTTCCATCACAAACCTTTTGGAGAATAAATTATAGAATTCTATTGAGTTCGTAAATCAAGTTTTTAATTTGCTCTTTAGTGTGAGTAGAAAACACCACTATTCTTAAAGCTCCATTTTCACCACTGCCCATGTAATTTATATACTGTATCAAAAAACCTTTTTCCATTAATTCCCGATGAACTTTTTGCATCAGTTCTTTATTCTTTAAGCTCCAGGATACTATTGGCACTACCGTTTCATTAGTCTCAATGCCAATCTTTCTCAATTCGCTTTTAAGGTACTTTGCATTTTCCCACAACAAGTCTTTAAACTGGGGATTTTCCTTCACCATTCGCAAACCCGTTAAAGATGCGGCAATAGCGGATGATGGAGCTGGTGTTGCACCATTAAGTATATGATTATTCTTTATTTCGTCAATCAATTCTTTATTAGCAGGTACTATTCCACCAAATCCACCAAATGCTTTTGAGAATGTTCCTCCATAAAATATTCTGTCAGAATCTAATCCATAATATTCTTTTGTTCCCCTTCCATTTTCGCCAAGAATACCCATTGCGTGTGCGTCATCAATCCAAATAATACCATTATAATTACTCACTGCTTTTTCATACAGATCAATTGGGGCTATTTCACCACTAATAGGAAATATCCCATCCGTAATTATAAGCGGTGTTTGATTCATTTTAAGATTGGAGGATAATTTTTTATTCAAATCATCTATATCCATGTGAGAGAAAGTAATAACCGGTTTTCCATTCAACTTTACCGCATGCTGATTACTATAATGAGCTACTTCGTCAATAAATATTATGTCAAATGAATTAGTGATATCTAATGCCGGAATTGCCGCGAGATCGGAAAGAAATCCCGATGGAATATACGCCGCGTCTTCTGTATCAAAAAAGCGGGCGGCTTCCATTTCAAGATCAAGTAATAGTTGAGTTGTTCCATAACTTCCACGGGATGACGCGCTTGTTATACCATATTTCTTTAGAGCTTCGATCGATGAATTTATAACAGCTTCATGTTTATGCAATTCATAATAACTTGTACCGGCAAAAAAAGAGTATTCCTTTCCGTCAATTATAGTTCTGGCTCCGGACGCGGAATCCATAACTAATTGATGCGCGCTATTTTGAAGGATGTCCTCTTGCATATCTTATTACTTAATTAAAGCATCATAAATAATTTCTACGGGATGCAGCGCATTTCTCTTTGTGCCATCAAATATTTGATGCCTGCAGCTCGTTCCCGGCGCACAAATTAATATATCCTCATTCTCATTTCTAATTGCAGGAAAAAGAACTAATTCTCCAACTTTCATCGATATATCGTAATGTTCCTCCTCGTAGCCAAACGAACCGGCCATTCCGCAACAGCCGGAAGGTATTTCTTCCACACTATAATTTTTTGGTATTGATAATGCTTCTATAGTTGGCTTTGTGGACGCGATAGCTTTTTGCTGACAATGCCCATGCAATTTAATCTTTCGCTTCTCTGCCGTAAATGTTTCTGACTTTATTTTTCCTTTTTTAAATTCCGATGAAATAAACTCATCAAAAGTAAATACTGATTTCGACATATTTATTGCTGCAGACTTAATATTTTTATCCACAAGATCGAGATATTCATCTCTAAAAGATAATATTGCCGAGACTTCAATTCCTACTAAAGGTGAATCGGGGGTAATTTTATCTTTTAACAAAGTTACATTTTTATTGGCTACACTTTTTGCGTTTCTCAATAAGCCTTTTGTGATAAATGTTCTACCGCTCTCGGCATGCTTAGGAATTATTACCTCATAGCCTAAATTATTCAGCAACTGAAAAGCTTTAATCCCCAATTCGGCATCGTTATAGTTTGTAAATTCATCAATAAATAAATTTACTCGTCCATTGGGATACTCATTTTTTCTGAAATTGTTTTTATTCTTTCGATACCACGCGCTAAATGACTTTTTTGATAATAATGGAAGATTACGCTTTTTTGTGATTCCAATAATACTTTTCGTGATTTTTAATTTTAAAAAGAAGTTTACTATTCCCGAAAATTTAGTTGCTATCAAATTAATTGTGGGAAGATAAGCTATTAATCTAGTGCGAAGAGGTATTCCATTTGCGTCATAATAATGCTGTAGAAATTCACTTTTAAGCTTCGCCATATCAATTCCGGAGGGGCATTCAGATTTACAGGCTTTACACGATAAACATAAATCCATCACCTCATAAATTTCATGGTGATCAAATGGATTAACTTTTTTGGATCTTGTTAGATATTCGCGCAGAGTATTTGCGCGCGCGCGAGTTGAGTTTTTTTCATCACGTGTGGCGCGGTAACTTGGACACATTGTACCGCCGATTAAATCGCTCTTTCTACAGTCGGCTGATCCATTGCATTTTTCTGCCGCTCTTAAAATTCCTTTTGTCGTTGAAAAATCATAAACAGTGGGAATGCTTCTCGGTTCCTTATCAATTTCATATCTCAAACTCGTACTCATCCCAACTGTATCAACTATTTTACCCGGATTAAAAACATTGTGGGGGTCCCAGATTTTTTTTACCTCTTTACATAGTTGGTAATTATGCTCGCCAATTATGATTGGAATAAATTCACCGCGTAACCGTCCATCGCCATGTTCGCCGCTTAATGAGCCATTATATTTTTTTACAAGATGAGCCGCTTCTTTTGTGATTGAGTAGAATAATTTTACATCAAATGAATCTTTCAGATTTAACATTGGATTTAAATGAAGCTCGCCGGAGCCGATATGAGCGTAATAAGCGCAATCGATATTATTTTTTTTCAATAGAGCATCCAGTTCTTCCATAAATAGGGGTAAATCGACCGGGCGAACACAGGTATCCTCTATAAATTGTTCTGTTCTTTTATCCCCCGGGATATTACCCAATAAACCCAAGCCCGCTTTTCTTATTGCCCATACTTTATTCATTTCTTCATTTAGCAATAATGGATAATGGTAACCATAGCCATTCTCTTTTAATTCATTCTCAAGATTCTCCGCAATTGACTGAATCTCTTCAACTGACTCTCTCGCAAATTCAACAACAAGTAATGCTGCCGGATCTCCCTTTATAAAAGTACGATTTTTGCTCTGCTCAATATTTACTTTTGTACAATCAAGAATTTTTCCATCAATTAATTCAACCGCGCCCGGTTTATACTTTAACGCAATTAAATTTGCTTTATATGTTTCTTCCAGTGAATTCATATGAACAGCAACAACGCCGACATTTTTTGGAGGAAGCGGCACCAGATTTAACTTTATCTCGGTAGTAAATGCTAAGGTTCCTTCAGAGCCGGCTAAAAGTTTGCAAACATTAAATTTTTCATCACGCATACCAAATAGATCACATTGCAGTAACTGATCGATAGCGTAACCATTATTTCGACGGTTAATTTCTTGTGAAGGATATTCTTTAATAATTTCTTTTTGATTATTTGAGTCGGATAATAAAAAATACATTCGATCATAAATTTTATTTTCTAGTGAACTACCATTACATTTTTCAATAACTTCTTCTTTTGTGAGTGGTTTAAATGTAACTTCTGACCCATCACTCAAAATTACATCCGCTTCAATAACATGATCGCGTGTTGAACCGTAAAGTATTGAATGAGCTCCACATGAATTATTACCAAACATTCCGCCAAGATTACATCTACTGCTCGTAGCGGTTTCGGGACCAAACAGCAATCCATACTTTTTCAATTCCATATTCAGTTCATCAAGCACAACGCCTGGTTGAACTCTAACCCATCTTTCTTCACTGTTTATCTCAACTATCCGGTTCATATATTTTGAAATATCAATCACAATTCCATCACCAACTACTTGTCCGGCTAAGGAAGTTCCAGCGGCTCGCGGAATTATCGAGAGACCATGTTTTGCGGCAAAATCAATAATAAGTTTTACATCACTTTTTGATTTCGGAACTACAACCGCCATCGGTTTTTCTCTGTACACTGAGGCGTCGGTTGCATAAATTACTTTTGATAACTCATCTAACAGCAGATCCCCCTCAATTCTTTCCTTCAATCTTGATAATTGGTCAAATGTGGATATAGTCATAATTAATATTCCAAATACTAACTAAATTTTATTCTTTCAATTAGCTTTTCAAACTCTGCATCTGAAAATGTAACCTGCTCAAATATAGCGATTAATAATTCCTTTGAAATTATTTTGAAATCTTCTTCTCTTGGGAAGATAGTAACGCCCCCTAAATCAACAGCAGCGGGACTTATCAGTATTTTTTTCTCCCCCTCTTCAAAGAAGTAAGTTGGACGATGTTTACTTCTCGGGAATATTAATAGGCGCCAACTCTCATTAAACGTACAAATTATATTTAACATTGGTTCATGCTCATCACCACTCAGCGCATTATAAATTCTATGAAACTCTGCAATTAACAATTCCCTATTGCTCGCTTCTATTGCCATAAAATTTCGGTGATAACCAAATATCGCACGAGTAGTTAATTCTTTATTTGTATTTATTGTTTGAGAATTCTTTTTAATTATTATCTCGTATTCATTATCAATTCTCATAAATCCAAAATTACCCGCTTGAAAGTGGAGGTGATCGGGAGCTGAAGCGCCGCATCTTGGACCATTATAAAATACTGTGTAATCCTTTCCCAGCAGTTCCGAAATCAACAGCATATTATTTATTTCAGGAAGAATACTTTGAGGAATATGATGAAGTGATGGAATAGTAAAATGTTTGGTGAATATCGGGAATGGATTAACTAACAATACATAATCATTTACTAGTTTTACCGCTTTTTGTTCAGGAGGTAAATTTTGAGTACATAAAAAACATGGGCGCGATTGAATTGATTTGGAATCAACTTTAGCTGAGGATGAAATTATTCTCCCTGGATTAAATTGAGCGTCAATAGTGTAGCCGTCGAAATCGAAATGCTTTATTTGTACAGAATTTAATGCCTGGTAATTTTCGGAAGCCAGCGGCCAAGTTTTAATTTGCTGTTCAAAAAGTCTTGCGGCTTTTTCGGGAGTTCCACCTAATAGATCTTCCTCTTCAAAATAGAAATTATTATCAGTCGGAATTATCTGCATTGCGGTTTTTCCTCTGGCGCGCAAGAACTTCTATAGTTCTGATCCTATCTTTATACTCGTTATATATATTTTGTTTGTTGATATCGAGTGAGGCATCCGAATTTCCTTCCCATCTTCTGCACATATAAATCGGCTCATATATTCTGCCGATCTGATAATTTCTGGAAATTAATAAACCGACGGCATAATCTTCACCGTAGCTTACATTCGGGATTTTAAATTCCCTTAATACCGGCGTGTAAAATGCTCTTGGTGCGCCAAGACCATTAATTCTTAGTGCGTTATTTCTGCCATTATCAGGTGTCCATTCTTTATGATCAACAATTCCGGGGGGAATCTCTTCCAATTTGAAATTGGTCATTTTATAGCTGCCAATTACCATGGCGCATTTTTCTTTTCTGAAAAGATCGACAATTTTTTGAACAGTAAATTCATCGTAATAAATATCATCGCTATCCAATTGAATAGAATATCTTCCGCATAAATCATGACTTACAGCTTCATTCCAGCACCCACCAATTCCTAAATCTTTTCGTTGAGGAATTATGTGAATAAGTCTCTCATCTTTTTCAGCAAACTCTTTTATTTTTTCCGTCGTTCCATCATCAGAATAATTATCAACAACAAGCAGATTAAACTTAAAATCTGTCTTCTGGGACAACACCGAAGTTATAGCATCACCAATAGTGCTAACTCTGTTTTTAACCGGTATTATAACAGAAGCCTCGAGAGTAAATTCAGAATCTGTTAATTCAATCTCATCAAATTTAGGAGAAAGATAAGCACCAATTTTTTTAAGATGAGAAGTTACAGCTAACTCCATTTCAATTTGCACGTCACGGTTTTTGGGATTTACATAATCGAATTGTTTTACGCCACTTTTACGAAGATCAGTTTCAACAGTCGTATATAAAAATTCCGGTATTCTAATAAACTCACGATGAGTTGATAGATGCAGCCTTAAATCATAAATACCGGCGAATTTATATTGCTGTTCACTCTTGTATTTCTTCAAAAATTCTGTATTAATAAACATCATGTATCCAAAATCAAAATCGTCACGAAGACTGCCGAGTTGATAATCGTTAACAGGATGTTTGCTAATCTCATTCTCTTTTTTATCGAAGAAATTTGAGTAAACTAAAGCCGCTCCGGTAGAATTAATAACATTATAAAATCTTTCTACGGCAAATTGCCCGAGTTGGAAATGATTATCCTGAGTAAAGAGGCAAATAAACTTTGCTTCCGCTTTATCTCTAATCATTTCAAATGTGGTTGTGCTGGTTATGTCGGGTACCTCCAATACTTCACAATTGCGGGGTACATCATCAAACTTTTTAGTGGATAGCAGATAAATTTTAGAAATAAGCTTGCATGAGTTCAATTCTTGAATGGTTTCGGCGCTGTGCTGAGCTCCGCTGTAGGGTAGAAAAACAGTAATCATTTTATGTAAATCTCCGATTATGTAAAACTGACTTGCAGAATAAATTCAGTAAAAACAATTTTGCAAATAAATGAATAGATGATAGTGGAAATTTCAAAATAATTCCCCTCTCAAAATTAATTGAGAGGGGAAAAAATGATAAGCAATAATAATTTAATTATTACTTAACTAACAACATTTTCTTCGAAAGAGTAACAGTACCTGTTGTAAGTTTATACATATAAATACCGCTTGCTAATTGAGAAGCATCAAAGCTTACTTCATAAGTTCCAACGCCTTTGAATGTATCTAACAATGTAGCAACTTCTTCACCAATTGTGTTATAAACTTTTAAGCTAACAAATCCTTGTTCAGGAATTGAAAACTTAATATTTGTTGTTGGGTTGAATGGATTTGGATAGTTTTGTGACAGTTCATATCCAGTTGGCAATTCCTCTAATTTTTTTACATCGGTTCCACCCTGAACTACTTTTTGAACTAGATCGGTTGTACCTGTGCCAAAAGAGCCGAGATATGCAATTTTTCCATCAAGCGAAAATGCTAATGCTCTTGGTCTTTCAACTGGATTTGCAGGATCTCTGAAAGCCCACTTCATACTATCAACCACTTTTTTAGATGTAAAATCATAAGCATACCAAGAACCAGGTGTAAAACCTGAACCAGCATCTGGTTTATCATTCATTGAACCGCCAGCCATCCACAAATATCCTGTTCCAGGCTGCCATGTAAATGATTCGCAACGTGCGCCTTGCATTATTGAATCTTTTAATGCGAACGCCGAAAATTCATCTGCCCTGTTATATACATATACTTTACCTGTTGTATATCCAGCCCAATAAATTGTATTTCCATTTTTAGATACTTCAAAACTTCTAGAAAAACCAGGTGCCTTTTCAATTGCTGATCCAATCAATGTTAAATTCTGATCATACATTGATACAGGAAATGCACCAGGACTTACCGGTCCGATAAATATTGTGCCATCATTCGCAACTGCAGGAGCAGTAGGAGCAGCGGCCAGAGTTGCTTTTTTTAGTCCTAACCCTGTCTTATGGTCAACTAAATATAATGCAGGTCCGCCGGTAGCAACTAAAATGTTACCATCAATATTTGTTCGCATGCCTCTGTTTGTTGTATTTCGCATTGTATCGTTTAATATTTTCCATATTGGTGAGAATGGTGCTTGAGTTCCATCTGGATTATAAACATAAAGAAGGTATACTCCTTTAACTGTATCTCCAGGTGCAACAGCATGATTTACACTAGCCCATCTACCAACCCAAATTTTTCCCTCTCCATCTACTGCGGTTGCATGGTTTTGGCCGCTGTTTGGATTGCTCGTGGGCCAAGCCCCTTGATTACTCCATTGTGCCTCAATAATACTTGCAGTCATAATTACTAATGCAAGTAATAATGTAATTTTCTTTAACATGGTGTCTCCTTTTTTGTTTGTGATATTTTAATTAAATCAATTAGTGATTTAATAGCCCTTCAATTTTATTTTACTGAATCCCATAATATGGCGCGCTCGTTTTTTGCATATCAACGCGAACCAATGTATGTAGAATTGAAACAGTGCCTCCTGTTCCTACTTCAGTATATTCTCTTACATAAAACAAATTTCTTTTTGTACCCCACACCAGTGATCTTGCTGCCGGGGCAATTAATCCTGGATAAAGACCAGAAGCAGTTCCTCCATTCTTCACTACAATTAATGCATCATTTTGATTAGAGCCAATTATTAAATCACCATCAGCCGAAAACGCGAGTGCGCCGACAGTAACTTTACCCAATCCATATTTTGCACCTATATCAAAATATTTTTCCTTATCTCCTATCGAAGTTTCTGAGTTTATCTTATATCTATAGATTGCTTCCTCACTATCCTTTTTACCGGCAACATATAGATATCCATTATAAACTCTTATTGATGAAACAGAATAATCTATTGGGAAAGCGGTAATAACTTTTGCAGGAGTAATGCTGAAAAGATTCCCTCCGGTGCCGGCGGCCCACATATTCTTATTAGCGTCAAAATCGAGCGCTACAATTGCATTACCTGTTGGGAATGTTACATATGTAGCGGCAACTTTTCCCTCTTCAACCTGGAAGATAGCTCTTAAATTTCTCGTGCCATATAGAATATTATTCGGTCCAAATTTCATATCGAAGAAAAATGACTCAGCTCCTTTTGGAGCGAAATCTGAAATCACTCCGGCAGGAGTTATTTTTTTAACTCCCCTATTATTTAGATACACATAAACATTTTCGTCTTTATCTATGGTTACGGTCATAGGATCTTCAACACCTTTGGTGAAAGCGTAATATATTCCAACAGCTTCAAGAAGATTATATTTTACAACATTGCTAAAATCTTCTACTCCCTGCACAGCTATTTTTGTATTTAATTGATTCTGAATTAATTTAGGCGCTTTTACAACCAGCTTATTCGGAGAGGCCGAGAGCACAACCGCTTTCGCGGTACCAAAGAAGACAAAATTTTCTTCCGATACAGAAGAAAAATTTGAGCCGTTGATAGTAATATCGGTAACCCCCGCCAAAGCCTCATTTGCCGGTTCCATGCTCGAAATCACCGGGATGTTACCTTTCGGTTCAACCTGATATAAACTTGGGGAGGCTTCTTCGTTGCATCCAAAACTGAATGCCGCAATTATTAATAAAAGTACTGAATAAAAAATTTGTTTTACCTTTTTCATATCTCAACACCAATAATTTTTATTTTCAATTAGAGAACTCGTTTCACTTAATTAAAATGAAAAGTTAAATGAGAATCTGTGAACATTATCAAATATTCCAAATGGTTGATAAGCATAATCAACACCTATATTCATACCGGCGATATTGCGTTTAATTCCAAATCCAGCAGAAAAATTATGTTCGTCTGCCGGAGATACAAATCCCGCACGCAATGAAAATGTATTCATGAATGTGTACTCACCACCAATAAACAGTTGCTCGCTATAATCGCGGGGATGGGAAGCGTCAACGGCAACAATTAAAGAATGATTATTTTTATCAACATCAATCAAATCCATTGCATCCATCGATAAACCGATTCTAAATGTTAATGGTAATTGAAATGTTTCTTCCTTGTACTTTAACTCGGTTGAAAAATTTCTCACACTCATTCCAAAGTTCAAACTCTTAAATCCGGTTTTGTAAAGAATACCAAAATCGAAAGCCATAGCTCCCAATGAGTTTGATTCTTGTACATAACCGCCTGCATCATCAACATCAATTATACTGCTGCCCAAATCCTGTTTTACATATTTAACATTACCGCCAACGGAGAATTTTGTTGATAACGCTTTCGCGTAGCCAATACCAATAGCCATTGCGGTTGGTGAATATGTTCCTACATCAATGTAACCCTGTTCATTATCGGCTACTATTGTTCCTAAAAATTCGCCATAATCAACTGATTGGAACGAAATTCCAAAAACTCCATAATCGCCATCGAAAGGGGCGAACGCAATTGCGGAATGAAGATGCTTGATATCGGCAATCCAGCTTACATTACCTACAGTTAAAGAGGTAAATTCATGAATGGAAGCCATTGTAGCGGGATTATAAAAAATAGCGGATGCTGAGCCAAGATCGACTGCAGTAATCGCTTCACCAAAACCGCTGCTCCTAGCATCGGTAGATACACTTAAAAATTTCATGCCGGTCTGTGCAAGTTTTTTATCCTGCGCATTCAGAGAATGAAAAAGTGTAATCAATATTAACAATGTGATACTTATCTTATTTTTCATCGATTTATCCAATTTTTTTTATCTGATAATTGTAAATTTTGCCAAATGGTGTTCACCCGTTACGGTATCGGTAATTACCGCAATATAAATACCACTTACAATTATTTGCCCCGATGAAGTAACTTGATACCAAAATTCATCGCCGCTTCCGTTTTTATGCTCAATAGTTTTAATTAACTCGCCTAACTCAGAATATATTCTGATCGTACATTCTCCAGGAATATTATAAAATGCAATTTTATCTTCATCGGCCACGCCGGGGAATTTCATTTTTCCTCTGGCCGAGGCGTTAAATGGATTAGGCACAATTCTAATATCACTTAACTTTGAACCTGCTTGTCTTTGTAAGTTAGCCGGATCATAAGTCTGTGTAAAATATCTTCCGCTTTCTAATCTTCCGGCGGGTGTACCGGCTCCGCCATTTTGAGGCGCGCCGACAGCGGTGATATAATAGAAATAATTAAAACCACGAACTAAATCTTTATCATCGTAACTTCTTTCACTTGCACTTTTTGTTTCATAAATCATTGTGTAATTGCTGTCTACATTTCCGAGAGCGCGGTAAATTCTGAATGCTACAGGGGGATTCGGATCGGCAGAATTAACTTCCCATCTCAACGAAATTCTATCGCCGCCAGAATTAACCTCAAAATTGGTTGGAGGCATTGGAGGTTGAGGTAATTTCCATCCCGAATTAAAGTTTTCTGTTATTCTTTTGAATGTTAAAAAGAGAGAATCTTTACCCTGCATTACAACTCTATTTTTAGCTTCGGCGGTAATTTGGCCGAGCTTATATTTTTTTCCAATATCAATTTGCTGAGCTCTACCAATTCCATTGGCGGCTTCAGCCATAACAATTTTAATACTTTCGCCTGGTTTGAGTGTGTAGGGGCCATATCCAACATTATAAGAAATACCGCCTGAAGCGTTACCCACATTCGGGGCTGATTTTTGAATGGCGAAATCTCCGCTCGGTTCAACCGCATCGGCATGGCGAGGCGCTTTGTGTCCGGAAGCCATGAGTGCGTATTCTTGAGTCATTCTATCAATGTTTAATGCATTAGCTCCGGCAAGAAGCATAGGATGATCAGAATTTATATAATCGGTAGTTGATGGCTGATTGGGATCATCAACTTTTTCAGTTGCCGATTTATCTGCGTATAATGTAACTGTACCTAAAAATTGTGTTCCGCCCAATCTACCGATTGTATCGCCCGGTGAATTATAAACCGCGGCGGTACTGTTAAGTGCCCAAATTGGTCCCCCAATATTATCATAGCTAACATCCTTACCCGGAAAATAGCCATGCCATGAAAACTGCGCTCTATATCTTTCATTAACCGGATCTGTTTTAATTCCATCACCGCGCGAATCATTCATAGTATTGATTCCCCAGCCTGAAGCATTACCTATTACATATCTTACAGATTTGTTAACTGAATTTCTGTAAGTAAACCAGAAGTAAGCATCTTTAATTGTGTTGTTGGGTAATTCAATTTCAGAATCCGCGTCGGTATTTCCGGTATTGGTGTAAGTATATTCATACACTATATAATTATCATGATACTGCTGGGCAAATTGAAAAATTTTCCTTGTAACAGTGATACCAAGTTGAGAGTTAACAACATTCTCTATCACTCTATCGTAAGGTAAATTGCTGTCAATTTTATCGACCTCCACATTTTTCTGGAATGATAGATCTCCATTAACATAAACAGTAGTGGGTTCAAATTTTGAG
Coding sequences:
- a CDS encoding FAD-binding protein; the protein is MTISTFDQLSRLKERIEGDLLLDELSKVIYATDASVYREKPMAVVVPKSKSDVKLIIDFAAKHGLSIIPRAAGTSLAGQVVGDGIVIDISKYMNRIVEINSEERWVRVQPGVVLDELNMELKKYGLLFGPETATSSRCNLGGMFGNNSCGAHSILYGSTRDHVIEADVILSDGSEVTFKPLTKEEVIEKCNGSSLENKIYDRMYFLLSDSNNQKEIIKEYPSQEINRRNNGYAIDQLLQCDLFGMRDEKFNVCKLLAGSEGTLAFTTEIKLNLVPLPPKNVGVVAVHMNSLEETYKANLIALKYKPGAVELIDGKILDCTKVNIEQSKNRTFIKGDPAALLVVEFARESVEEIQSIAENLENELKENGYGYHYPLLLNEEMNKVWAIRKAGLGLLGNIPGDKRTEQFIEDTCVRPVDLPLFMEELDALLKKNNIDCAYYAHIGSGELHLNPMLNLKDSFDVKLFYSITKEAAHLVKKYNGSLSGEHGDGRLRGEFIPIIIGEHNYQLCKEVKKIWDPHNVFNPGKIVDTVGMSTSLRYEIDKEPRSIPTVYDFSTTKGILRAAEKCNGSADCRKSDLIGGTMCPSYRATRDEKNSTRARANTLREYLTRSKKVNPFDHHEIYEVMDLCLSCKACKSECPSGIDMAKLKSEFLQHYYDANGIPLRTRLIAYLPTINLIATKFSGIVNFFLKLKITKSIIGITKKRNLPLLSKKSFSAWYRKNKNNFRKNEYPNGRVNLFIDEFTNYNDAELGIKAFQLLNNLGYEVIIPKHAESGRTFITKGLLRNAKSVANKNVTLLKDKITPDSPLVGIEVSAILSFRDEYLDLVDKNIKSAAINMSKSVFTFDEFISSEFKKGKIKSETFTAEKRKIKLHGHCQQKAIASTKPTIEALSIPKNYSVEEIPSGCCGMAGSFGYEEEHYDISMKVGELVLFPAIRNENEDILICAPGTSCRHQIFDGTKRNALHPVEIIYDALIK
- a CDS encoding DUF4922 domain-containing protein — encoded protein: MQIIPTDNNFYFEEEDLLGGTPEKAARLFEQQIKTWPLASENYQALNSVQIKHFDFDGYTIDAQFNPGRIISSSAKVDSKSIQSRPCFLCTQNLPPEQKAVKLVNDYVLLVNPFPIFTKHFTIPSLHHIPQSILPEINNMLLISELLGKDYTVFYNGPRCGASAPDHLHFQAGNFGFMRIDNEYEIIIKKNSQTINTNKELTTRAIFGYHRNFMAIEASNRELLIAEFHRIYNALSGDEHEPMLNIICTFNESWRLLIFPRSKHRPTYFFEEGEKKILISPAAVDLGGVTIFPREEDFKIISKELLIAIFEQVTFSDAEFEKLIERIKFS
- a CDS encoding glycosyltransferase family 2 protein; translation: MITVFLPYSGAQHSAETIQELNSCKLISKIYLLSTKKFDDVPRNCEVLEVPDITSTTTFEMIRDKAEAKFICLFTQDNHFQLGQFAVERFYNVINSTGAALVYSNFFDKKENEISKHPVNDYQLGSLRDDFDFGYMMFINTEFLKKYKSEQQYKFAGIYDLRLHLSTHREFIRIPEFLYTTVETDLRKSGVKQFDYVNPKNRDVQIEMELAVTSHLKKIGAYLSPKFDEIELTDSEFTLEASVIIPVKNRVSTIGDAITSVLSQKTDFKFNLLVVDNYSDDGTTEKIKEFAEKDERLIHIIPQRKDLGIGGCWNEAVSHDLCGRYSIQLDSDDIYYDEFTVQKIVDLFRKEKCAMVIGSYKMTNFKLEEIPPGIVDHKEWTPDNGRNNALRINGLGAPRAFYTPVLREFKIPNVSYGEDYAVGLLISRNYQIGRIYEPIYMCRRWEGNSDASLDINKQNIYNEYKDRIRTIEVLARQRKNRNADNSD
- a CDS encoding IPT/TIG domain-containing protein; amino-acid sequence: MKKVKQIFYSVLLLIIAAFSFGCNEEASPSLYQVEPKGNIPVISSMEPANEALAGVTDITINGSNFSSVSEENFVFFGTAKAVVLSASPNKLVVKAPKLIQNQLNTKIAVQGVEDFSNVVKYNLLEAVGIYYAFTKGVEDPMTVTIDKDENVYVYLNNRGVKKITPAGVISDFAPKGAESFFFDMKFGPNNILYGTRNLRAIFQVEEGKVAATYVTFPTGNAIVALDFDANKNMWAAGTGGNLFSITPAKVITAFPIDYSVSSIRVYNGYLYVAGKKDSEEAIYRYKINSETSIGDKEKYFDIGAKYGLGKVTVGALAFSADGDLIIGSNQNDALIVVKNGGTASGLYPGLIAPAARSLVWGTKRNLFYVREYTEVGTGGTVSILHTLVRVDMQKTSAPYYGIQ
- a CDS encoding PorV/PorQ family protein produces the protein MKNKISITLLILITLFHSLNAQDKKLAQTGMKFLSVSTDARSSGFGEAITAVDLGSASAIFYNPATMASIHEFTSLTVGNVSWIADIKHLHSAIAFAPFDGDYGVFGISFQSVDYGEFLGTIVADNEQGYIDVGTYSPTAMAIGIGYAKALSTKFSVGGNVKYVKQDLGSSIIDVDDAGGYVQESNSLGAMAFDFGILYKTGFKSLNFGMSVRNFSTELKYKEETFQLPLTFRIGLSMDAMDLIDVDKNNHSLIVAVDASHPRDYSEQLFIGGEYTFMNTFSLRAGFVSPADEHNFSAGFGIKRNIAGMNIGVDYAYQPFGIFDNVHRFSFNFSF
- a CDS encoding pyridoxal phosphate-dependent aminotransferase family protein — its product is MQEDILQNSAHQLVMDSASGARTIIDGKEYSFFAGTSYYELHKHEAVINSSIEALKKYGITSASSRGSYGTTQLLLDLEMEAARFFDTEDAAYIPSGFLSDLAAIPALDITNSFDIIFIDEVAHYSNQHAVKLNGKPVITFSHMDIDDLNKKLSSNLKMNQTPLIITDGIFPISGEIAPIDLYEKAVSNYNGIIWIDDAHAMGILGENGRGTKEYYGLDSDRIFYGGTFSKAFGGFGGIVPANKELIDEIKNNHILNGATPAPSSAIAASLTGLRMVKENPQFKDLLWENAKYLKSELRKIGIETNETVVPIVSWSLKNKELMQKVHRELMEKGFLIQYINYMGSGENGALRIVVFSTHTKEQIKNLIYELNRIL
- a CDS encoding T9SS type A sorting domain-containing protein codes for the protein MLKKITLLLALVIMTASIIEAQWSNQGAWPTSNPNSGQNHATAVDGEGKIWVGRWASVNHAVAPGDTVKGVYLLYVYNPDGTQAPFSPIWKILNDTMRNTTNRGMRTNIDGNILVATGGPALYLVDHKTGLGLKKATLAAAPTAPAVANDGTIFIGPVSPGAFPVSMYDQNLTLIGSAIEKAPGFSRSFEVSKNGNTIYWAGYTTGKVYVYNRADEFSAFALKDSIMQGARCESFTWQPGTGYLWMAGGSMNDKPDAGSGFTPGSWYAYDFTSKKVVDSMKWAFRDPANPVERPRALAFSLDGKIAYLGSFGTGTTDLVQKVVQGGTDVKKLEELPTGYELSQNYPNPFNPTTNIKFSIPEQGFVSLKVYNTIGEEVATLLDTFKGVGTYEVSFDASQLASGIYMYKLTTGTVTLSKKMLLVK